In Edaphobacter dinghuensis, one genomic interval encodes:
- a CDS encoding APC family permease produces MKRVVGPKPLELERGLSTSSALGLNIIDMVGVGPFITLPLIVGVMGGPQAMLGWVLGALLSLCDGLVWSELGTAYPEAGGSYAYLKHLYGEHGLGRGFSFLYAWQLLFSAPLSIASGCIGFSQYASFFVHNAGHAFFSARWLGVPIVLSGQTLIAMTACLIAVVVLYRSIVKIDRVVRWLGVVVVLTLLLIIVAGFLHFDARRAFDFPASAFHLNRAFFVGLGAGMLISAYDYWGYYNVCFVAGEVRDPQRTIPRAVLGAIGIVGALYLLMNVSVLGVLPWRELATDTDSHARMFTMAVFMEHLYGHTAAGVVVVLIAVAALASVLALLLGYSRIPFAAARDGNFPSWFGAIHEKHRIPQHSLLTLGAMTMACCVFRLQEVITTLVVIRILFQFLLQGLAVLLPRHRRERKLRGFRMPLYPLPVLLALGGFVFILFSRPNFAKEMRTAGLILIVGALVYGVRYLTSRDAA; encoded by the coding sequence ATGAAGCGAGTGGTCGGGCCAAAACCGTTGGAACTTGAGCGCGGGCTGTCTACCAGCTCGGCGCTGGGGCTGAACATCATCGACATGGTAGGCGTAGGACCGTTTATTACCCTGCCGCTGATTGTCGGCGTGATGGGTGGGCCACAGGCGATGCTGGGATGGGTGCTGGGCGCTCTGCTGTCGTTGTGCGATGGGCTGGTATGGAGTGAGTTAGGAACGGCTTATCCCGAAGCCGGGGGATCGTACGCGTATCTGAAGCATCTTTATGGCGAGCATGGGCTGGGGCGAGGATTCTCGTTTCTCTATGCGTGGCAGTTGCTGTTCAGCGCTCCACTCTCCATCGCTTCGGGCTGCATCGGGTTTTCGCAGTATGCCTCGTTCTTTGTCCACAACGCTGGGCACGCATTCTTTTCGGCGCGGTGGCTGGGGGTTCCGATTGTGCTGAGCGGGCAGACGCTGATTGCCATGACAGCATGTTTAATTGCGGTGGTAGTGCTGTATCGCAGCATTGTGAAGATCGACCGCGTTGTGCGCTGGCTGGGAGTTGTGGTCGTGCTGACGCTGCTGCTGATTATCGTCGCCGGATTTCTGCACTTCGATGCACGCCGAGCGTTTGATTTTCCTGCCAGTGCCTTTCATCTGAACAGAGCTTTCTTTGTGGGCCTGGGTGCGGGAATGCTGATCTCGGCCTATGACTACTGGGGCTATTACAACGTTTGCTTTGTGGCGGGAGAAGTGCGCGATCCGCAGCGGACGATTCCTCGGGCCGTGCTGGGAGCGATTGGGATTGTCGGTGCGCTTTATCTGCTAATGAATGTGAGTGTGCTGGGTGTGCTGCCGTGGCGTGAGCTGGCCACCGATACTGATAGTCACGCGCGGATGTTTACGATGGCCGTGTTCATGGAGCATCTCTATGGACACACAGCCGCCGGAGTTGTCGTCGTGTTGATTGCCGTGGCGGCGCTGGCTTCGGTGCTTGCCCTGCTGCTGGGGTATTCGCGGATTCCTTTTGCGGCAGCGCGAGATGGAAACTTTCCGTCGTGGTTTGGAGCAATTCACGAGAAGCACAGGATTCCACAGCACTCGCTGCTGACGCTTGGTGCGATGACGATGGCCTGTTGCGTGTTTCGATTGCAGGAGGTGATTACAACGCTGGTTGTGATCCGCATCCTGTTTCAGTTTCTGCTGCAGGGGCTGGCAGTTTTACTGCCGCGGCATCGACGCGAACGGAAGCTGCGTGGGTTTCGGATGCCGCTTTATCCGCTACCAGTGTTGCTGGCGCTGGGCGGGTTTGTGTTCATTCTTTTTTCGCGTCCCAACTTTGCCAAAGAGATGCGGACAGCCGGTCTGATTTTGATTGTGGGCGCCTTGGTCTATGGAGTGCGCTACCTCACAAGCCGGGATGCTGCTTGA
- a CDS encoding SIS domain-containing protein, producing MLSQNKTFPHAMLREIFEQPNAIAETLAAYTEANCLREDTFRTALQALVGKESLLISASGSSRHAGLVGEILFEDLAGIAVDVEYASEYIYRSTHTLKNPCFLAISQSGETADTSEALREAIARGTSTIAITNKPESTMAKLASCSLPTMAGIERAVPATKSFTTQLTVLSLLSLFAARIRGRMTRAVVESHLEEIQAVPAAMQAILSQWESQIAELSPKIQSAESFLFLGRGVHYPIAREGALKLKESSYIQAEGYPTGELKHGPNALLDSNTPLVVLATSDPHAPDSLLRYEKTVNLLRDMRKQGAVVLSIVNEGDTRIAELSTHTVAIPRCAEYIAPLYEVVPLQLLAYFMAIGRGIDVDNPRNLVKAVVQE from the coding sequence ATGCTTTCGCAGAACAAAACCTTTCCGCATGCGATGCTCCGCGAGATCTTTGAACAGCCTAACGCTATCGCCGAGACCCTCGCCGCATACACCGAGGCCAACTGTCTTCGCGAGGACACCTTCCGCACCGCGCTTCAGGCCCTCGTCGGCAAGGAGAGCCTGCTCATCTCTGCCAGCGGCTCCAGCCGCCACGCCGGTCTTGTCGGCGAGATCCTCTTCGAAGACCTTGCCGGAATCGCCGTCGACGTCGAGTATGCCAGCGAATACATCTATCGCTCCACCCATACCCTAAAAAATCCTTGCTTCCTCGCCATCTCGCAGTCCGGCGAAACCGCCGACACCTCCGAGGCTCTGCGCGAGGCCATCGCTCGCGGCACCTCCACCATCGCCATCACCAACAAGCCTGAATCCACCATGGCCAAGCTGGCTAGCTGCTCTCTGCCCACCATGGCCGGCATCGAACGCGCGGTTCCCGCCACCAAGAGCTTCACCACGCAGCTCACGGTGCTCTCGCTGCTCTCCCTTTTCGCTGCCCGCATTCGTGGCCGCATGACTCGCGCTGTCGTCGAATCTCACCTCGAAGAGATACAGGCTGTCCCCGCCGCCATGCAGGCCATCCTCTCCCAGTGGGAGTCGCAGATCGCCGAACTCTCTCCAAAGATTCAGTCGGCCGAGTCCTTCCTCTTCCTTGGCCGTGGCGTTCACTACCCCATTGCCCGCGAAGGAGCCCTGAAGCTCAAGGAGTCCTCCTACATTCAGGCCGAAGGCTACCCGACCGGTGAACTGAAGCACGGCCCCAACGCTCTCCTCGACTCCAACACTCCTCTTGTCGTCCTTGCCACCAGCGATCCTCATGCTCCCGACTCGCTTCTACGCTACGAGAAGACGGTCAATCTTCTTCGCGACATGCGCAAGCAGGGAGCGGTCGTGCTTTCGATCGTTAACGAGGGAGACACCCGTATCGCCGAGCTCAGCACTCACACCGTCGCCATTCCCCGTTGTGCGGAATACATCGCTCCCCTCTACGAAGTCGTTCCTCTTCAATTGCTTGCCTACTTTATGGCTATCGGTCGCGGCATCGATGTGGACAATCCCCGCAATCTGGTTAAAGCGGTGGTGCAGGAGTAG
- the lepB gene encoding signal peptidase I, producing the protein MSTAASEPEETTVKQADQTETPLESLASICTVLAIGLFVMTFIFQNYKIPSGSMEKTLLIGDHVLVDRTSFAPPTKWAPFVHYRDIHRGDVIVFYKPNPETPDLFLVKRAIGIPGDRIHLVNGIVYLNGVAQNEPQAGKPVEDGNPQHAFDAYRDDFPSVPPPPYEIQPLGITASWALDLPNHIQNGDLVVPPGMVFAMGDNRTESEDGRYWGFVPRQNIVGRPLFVYWSFETSADQMSKTSLGDRLSFIGHILVHFFDETRWRRTFHIIR; encoded by the coding sequence ATGAGCACAGCGGCATCCGAGCCCGAGGAGACGACGGTGAAGCAAGCAGATCAAACCGAAACTCCTTTGGAATCATTGGCATCCATCTGCACCGTTCTTGCGATCGGCTTGTTCGTCATGACATTCATCTTCCAGAACTATAAGATACCCTCCGGTTCGATGGAGAAGACCCTGCTCATCGGCGACCATGTTCTGGTAGACCGGACCTCTTTTGCGCCGCCCACGAAATGGGCTCCTTTCGTTCACTACCGCGATATCCACCGCGGCGACGTCATTGTCTTTTACAAGCCAAATCCTGAAACCCCCGATCTCTTCCTGGTGAAGCGGGCCATTGGCATTCCGGGCGACCGCATTCATCTCGTTAACGGAATCGTCTATCTCAACGGCGTCGCGCAGAACGAGCCGCAGGCAGGCAAGCCGGTCGAAGATGGTAATCCGCAGCACGCTTTTGACGCCTATCGGGACGACTTTCCGTCCGTTCCGCCTCCGCCCTATGAGATACAGCCGCTTGGCATCACGGCAAGCTGGGCGCTCGATCTTCCTAACCACATTCAAAATGGAGACCTTGTAGTTCCGCCGGGCATGGTCTTCGCAATGGGCGACAACCGCACCGAAAGCGAAGACGGGCGCTATTGGGGTTTCGTTCCCCGGCAGAATATCGTCGGCCGCCCCCTGTTCGTCTACTGGTCGTTCGAAACCTCGGCCGACCAGATGTCTAAGACCAGCCTTGGGGACCGCCTCAGCTTCATAGGCCACATTCTTGTGCACTTCTTCGATGAGACTCGCTGGCGTCGCACATTTCACATCATTCGATAA
- the lepB gene encoding signal peptidase I, whose protein sequence is MSTTASQPEETIAKQEDQTETPLESLASICVVLAIGLFVMTFVFQNFEIPSASMEKTLLIGDHVLVDRTSFAPPTKWAPFVHYRDIRRGDIIVFYKPNPETPDLFLVKRAIGIPGDRIHLHNGIVYLNGVAQNEPQAGKPADDGDPEHAFNAYRDDFPSVPPNPMEIGPGGITASWALDLPNHVQNGDLVVPPGMVFAMGDNRTESLDGRYWGFVPRQNIVGRPLFVYWSFETPADQINKTGLGDRLSFMGHILVHFFDETRWHRTFHITR, encoded by the coding sequence ATGAGCACAACCGCATCCCAACCCGAAGAGACGATCGCCAAGCAGGAAGATCAGACCGAAACTCCTCTGGAATCATTGGCTTCCATCTGCGTTGTGCTTGCAATTGGTCTCTTCGTCATGACGTTTGTCTTCCAGAACTTCGAGATCCCCTCTGCCTCGATGGAAAAGACGCTGTTGATCGGCGATCACGTTCTGGTAGACCGGACCTCCTTTGCACCACCCACGAAATGGGCTCCTTTTGTTCACTACCGCGATATTCGCCGCGGCGACATCATCGTCTTTTATAAGCCCAACCCCGAGACTCCCGATCTCTTTCTGGTAAAACGGGCCATCGGTATCCCTGGAGATCGCATTCATCTTCACAATGGGATTGTCTATCTCAACGGCGTCGCTCAGAATGAGCCGCAGGCGGGCAAGCCTGCCGATGACGGCGACCCTGAACACGCCTTCAACGCCTACCGCGACGATTTTCCTTCCGTTCCTCCGAACCCGATGGAAATAGGTCCGGGCGGCATCACCGCAAGCTGGGCACTCGATCTTCCCAATCACGTTCAAAACGGTGACCTTGTTGTTCCGCCTGGCATGGTGTTCGCCATGGGCGACAACCGCACCGAAAGCCTCGACGGGCGCTATTGGGGCTTCGTTCCTCGGCAGAACATCGTAGGCCGTCCCTTGTTCGTCTACTGGTCGTTTGAAACCCCTGCCGATCAGATCAACAAAACAGGCCTTGGTGATCGCCTCAGCTTCATGGGCCATATTCTCGTTCACTTCTTCGACGAGACGCGCTGGCACCGCACATTCCACATCACTCGATAA